A single uncultured Acetobacterium sp. DNA region contains:
- a CDS encoding helix-turn-helix domain-containing protein, whose translation MFKNKENKTMLQIVRYAIKSERLKPWVKFIWYLETASNVKLNHKLLPTDSIDVVINPSNEIDYQIGKQRYQAGAFHFNGMRNKPGFIIQEGKIRVFGISFYPYGLYPFLKVPILEFNNQLIDLKLVDKRFVQKLEPAICDPKGTLEAVNSIEAALLELLDQSPVEMKNIGLIRQFCIENQKRSINSFCEKNCLNIKTLERGCLKYTGYTPKTLTRIGRFQLVSKQMIYHEGNSFVELACNSGYYDQAHFIKEFQEFSGTTPGKFNKEGLTIKENTHYSFF comes from the coding sequence GTGTTTAAAAATAAGGAGAACAAAACAATGTTACAGATTGTAAGATATGCAATTAAATCAGAAAGACTTAAGCCCTGGGTTAAATTTATCTGGTATTTGGAAACGGCATCAAATGTAAAATTGAATCACAAATTATTGCCAACCGATAGTATTGATGTGGTTATTAACCCTTCTAATGAAATAGACTACCAAATTGGAAAACAAAGATATCAGGCTGGTGCTTTTCATTTTAATGGAATGCGAAATAAACCAGGTTTTATCATCCAAGAAGGAAAAATCAGGGTGTTTGGTATTTCATTCTATCCATATGGATTATATCCCTTCTTAAAAGTACCAATTCTGGAATTTAACAATCAACTGATTGATTTGAAATTAGTGGATAAACGATTTGTTCAGAAATTAGAACCTGCGATTTGCGACCCAAAGGGAACCCTTGAAGCAGTTAATTCAATAGAAGCAGCACTGTTGGAATTATTGGATCAAAGTCCTGTGGAAATGAAAAATATCGGCTTAATCCGACAATTCTGTATCGAAAATCAAAAGCGGTCAATCAATTCGTTTTGTGAGAAGAATTGTTTAAATATTAAAACACTGGAACGAGGATGTCTGAAATATACTGGATATACACCAAAAACACTAACTAGGATTGGACGGTTCCAATTGGTAAGTAAACAAATGATATATCATGAAGGAAATTCATTTGTAGAACTTGCCTGCAACAGTGGCTATTATGATCAAGCTCATTTCATTAAAGAGTTTCAGGAGTTTTCCGGAACGACGCCAGGAAAATTTAATAAAGAAGGGCTGACGATAAAAGAAAATACCCACTATTCATTTTTTTAA
- a CDS encoding TetR/AcrR family transcriptional regulator has protein sequence MRTKKKIFNTSVTLINERGFENVTVDDICKACGLSKGAFYHHFNSKLDIISGIETMLNASINEAMEECEDVKIRTRVLVFANSLLSIVDKTGLEFTRQRTKYVVGGDYINESASDTFSNYSRLKLREMLETAVDKGELAERTPVNIITETIMTLLSGLIADWCIFNGAYSLTDKGWELTEFAAANMVDKYCI, from the coding sequence ATGCGAACAAAAAAGAAAATATTTAATACGAGTGTGACCCTTATCAATGAGCGGGGGTTTGAAAATGTGACGGTGGATGACATTTGTAAGGCCTGCGGCCTTTCCAAAGGAGCCTTTTATCATCACTTTAATTCGAAACTGGATATTATATCCGGCATCGAAACGATGCTGAATGCGTCGATTAATGAGGCCATGGAAGAATGTGAGGATGTCAAGATTCGTACCCGAGTGCTTGTCTTTGCCAATTCGCTCTTGTCAATTGTCGATAAAACAGGACTTGAGTTTACACGACAACGGACAAAATATGTGGTGGGCGGTGACTATATTAATGAAAGTGCATCTGATACCTTTTCAAACTACTCGCGGCTGAAATTAAGAGAGATGCTCGAAACCGCAGTAGATAAGGGCGAGCTGGCAGAAAGAACACCGGTAAACATCATCACTGAAACCATCATGACCTTGTTGAGCGGATTGATTGCCGACTGGTGTATCTTTAATGGGGCCTATTCCCTCACCGACAAGGGCTGGGAATTAACCGAGTTTGCTGCCGCCAATATGGTTGATAAATATTGTATTTAA
- a CDS encoding pirin family protein: MKERNVMQVVQGISAVDGAGVHLTRVLSHSTVKAFDPFLMLDSFDSENPQDYIKGFPMHPHRGIETVTYLVEGLIEHQDSLGNKGAIESGCSQWMTGGSGILHQEMPQACKRMLGFQLWLNLPKSEKMTEPKYFEIRKEDIPLYKGDGFDVGVISGSYEGVKGAEPHHIQAMILDVAVEPGKSVKIPTPKGETVFVFLIEGQGSVAGTLYKEKSALLFSEGEYIEITAAEKPLRFVVFSAPPLHEPIAWGGPIVMNTEAELKQAFADLEDGNFIKNLPQL; encoded by the coding sequence ATGAAAGAAAGAAATGTCATGCAAGTCGTTCAAGGCATAAGTGCAGTGGATGGAGCGGGAGTTCATCTGACACGAGTCTTGTCGCATTCAACCGTAAAAGCATTTGACCCCTTCCTGATGCTGGATTCCTTTGACTCTGAAAATCCCCAGGATTACATTAAAGGTTTTCCCATGCATCCCCATCGGGGAATTGAAACCGTCACCTACTTGGTCGAAGGGCTGATTGAACATCAGGACAGCCTGGGGAATAAGGGTGCCATTGAATCCGGCTGTTCCCAATGGATGACCGGGGGCAGTGGGATTCTCCATCAGGAAATGCCCCAAGCCTGTAAAAGAATGCTGGGCTTCCAGTTATGGTTGAATCTGCCCAAGTCGGAAAAAATGACAGAGCCCAAGTATTTTGAAATCAGAAAAGAAGATATTCCTCTATATAAAGGGGACGGTTTTGATGTTGGTGTTATATCCGGATCCTACGAAGGGGTAAAAGGTGCTGAACCCCATCACATTCAGGCGATGATTTTAGATGTGGCAGTTGAACCCGGGAAATCGGTCAAGATTCCGACCCCCAAAGGTGAAACCGTATTTGTGTTTTTAATTGAAGGTCAAGGTTCGGTGGCCGGAACCTTATATAAAGAGAAATCGGCGCTGCTGTTTAGTGAGGGCGAATATATAGAAATAACGGCCGCTGAAAAGCCCCTTCGTTTCGTAGTCTTTTCGGCACCACCGCTGCATGAACCCATCGCCTGGGGTGGCCCCATCGTGATGAACACGGAAGCTGAATTAAAACAAGCCTTTGCAGATTTGGAAGACGGCAATTTTATAAAAAATTTGCCACAATTGTAA
- a CDS encoding UPF0489 family protein, whose protein sequence is MSDNNLMPRHENINGKDIWVVDDHQYVLLIWGKLFQLQKKPMVLLSIDYHPDTNPPFWLYAYQKAMAIDPDREDQLVAKFQNKMMSSINSDQLDSIELVMGQMRNDEHINTAMELGYLSDYHMINCMEKHAYSTGNHYLVPENQFGSLADTMFKNIGLPLATISSQELILDIDLDYFIRQENLDLDLNQNTIFSDLVKQAQVITVARSKTYFDFLKKDPFTIEICEEKLINLLAKILS, encoded by the coding sequence ATGAGTGACAATAATTTGATGCCCCGACATGAGAATATTAATGGGAAAGACATCTGGGTCGTGGACGACCATCAATATGTGCTTTTAATTTGGGGGAAATTGTTTCAGCTTCAAAAAAAACCAATGGTGTTGTTGAGTATTGATTACCATCCGGATACCAATCCGCCATTCTGGCTGTATGCCTATCAAAAAGCCATGGCCATCGATCCTGATCGGGAAGATCAGCTGGTTGCAAAATTTCAAAATAAAATGATGTCTTCCATCAATTCCGATCAGTTGGACAGTATCGAGCTGGTGATGGGACAGATGCGCAATGATGAGCACATCAATACCGCCATGGAACTGGGCTATTTAAGCGATTACCACATGATCAACTGCATGGAAAAACATGCATATTCAACCGGTAACCATTATCTGGTTCCGGAAAACCAGTTTGGCAGCCTGGCGGATACCATGTTTAAAAATATCGGACTACCACTGGCAACGATCAGTTCCCAGGAGCTGATTCTGGACATTGATTTGGACTATTTTATCAGACAGGAAAACCTTGATCTGGATTTAAATCAGAACACGATTTTTTCAGATTTGGTTAAACAGGCCCAGGTGATTACCGTGGCTCGATCTAAAACTTATTTCGATTTTTTAAAAAAAGATCCGTTTACCATTGAAATCTGTGAAGAAAAGCTGATAAATCTTTTAGCAAAAATCTTAAGCTGA
- a CDS encoding antibiotic biosynthesis monooxygenase, translating into MKIMTEIVRMKTAEGVAKEDFAKWVNELEVEFHAKKTGYLDSELMFDEKKDEWVMIQHWSSMDDLKNASREMFEESITENFRNALDPKSVKMMIYNQIQTWSLDQ; encoded by the coding sequence ATGAAAATTATGACAGAGATAGTGCGAATGAAAACGGCTGAAGGTGTTGCAAAAGAGGATTTTGCCAAATGGGTAAATGAACTCGAGGTGGAGTTCCATGCAAAAAAAACTGGTTACCTTGATTCGGAGCTGATGTTTGACGAAAAGAAGGATGAATGGGTAATGATTCAGCATTGGTCATCAATGGATGATCTTAAAAATGCGTCGCGAGAAATGTTTGAAGAAAGCATCACGGAAAATTTTAGAAATGCTTTAGATCCTAAAAGTGTGAAAATGATGATCTATAACCAGATTCAGACATGGAGCTTGGATCAATAG